The DNA sequence TTCAGCCAACCGCGCCGCCAGGCTAGGATCAGTAGCAGACCTCCCAGGAGGAGCCCTTCAAGCAGCGCTTGATAGAGTTGGGACGGATGCCTCGCGCACAGTCCCGTGACGCCTGGGCAAGCTTGTGCAGCCTGTCCCGGGAAAATGACGCCCCACCAAACGTCAGTTGGACGACCCCAGAGTTCGTTGTTCGTGAAGTTGGCAAGACGCCCGAGCAAAAGTCCCGGTGGTGTAGCCAGGGCCAGGAGGTCCGCGGTACCAAGAAGTGGAGCACGCTGGCGGGTGCTAAACACCGTGCCCGCAATTATCACACCGATGAAACCACCGTGAAATGACATGCCGCCTTGCCAGACCATAAAGATCTCCAGCGGGTTTTGCAGGTAATATTCGGGCTGATACAATATCACGAAACCCAGCCGCCCGCCGATGATCACCCCGAGGATGATCCAAGTGGCCAGATCCTCGACCTGCTTGGACGTCAGAGGTGGACCCGATATCGGCCAGAACGCAGCCCGATTGGCGGAT is a window from the Roseovarius pelagicus genome containing:
- the lgt gene encoding prolipoprotein diacylglyceryl transferase, with product MLAAAIPFPDIGTELFAIDIGTFHFALRWYALAYIVGIVIGMWICVLSANRAAFWPISGPPLTSKQVEDLATWIILGVIIGGRLGFVILYQPEYYLQNPLEIFMVWQGGMSFHGGFIGVIIAGTVFSTRQRAPLLGTADLLALATPPGLLLGRLANFTNNELWGRPTDVWWGVIFPGQAAQACPGVTGLCARHPSQLYQALLEGLLLGGLLLILAWRRGWLKWPGAVTGTFLAGYGLSRAFVEFFRQPDMQFVSEGNPIGHALHFGTGGLTMGQTLSLPMIFAGLMLIWWVFRKKNRDRGQKEPETA